One Nicotiana tomentosiformis chromosome 4, ASM39032v3, whole genome shotgun sequence genomic window carries:
- the LOC104107431 gene encoding multifunctional methyltransferase subunit TRM112 homolog A yields the protein MRLLTHNMLSSNIKGVANGFPLKIEVEKVVAKEVDFNIDFLKNMFHKVEWKALAEASRTMGYAELPEKADAAILESDDFLHKFHHALLELHLEEGALVCPETGRKFPVTKGIPNMLLHEDEV from the coding sequence ATGAGGCTGTTAACTCACAATATGCTATCATCCAACATCAAGGGAGTCGCAAATGGATTTCCGCTTAAGATCGAGGTTGAGAAAGTGGTAGCGAAGGAGGTCGATTTCAACATCGACTTCCTCAAGAACATGTTTCATAAAGTTGAATGGAAGGCACTGGCGGAAGCTTCTAGAACCATGGGCTATGCCGAGCTGCCTGAGAAAGCTGATGCGGCTATACTCGAGTCCGATGATTTTCTTCATAAGTTCCACCATGCCCTACTTGAGCTTCATCTGGAAGAGGGTGCCTTGGTTTGTCCCGAGACTGGCCGCAAATTTCCTGTCACTAAAGGCATTCCTAATATGCTCCTTCATGAAGATGAGGTTTga
- the LOC104107429 gene encoding uncharacterized protein, with protein MPPSGNGADAAAGGRCTCSSIKDENQNQSCQHCRRSTLPSSSSSCSLLSLESYPVQDYDKLWRIYSASIKGFTIGAGLKGGLAIFAVLSRLRRRKSLSSAKKAQMVSSSDDIILALKETLRYGLFLGTFAGTFVSVDEIVSAWGGHRRTAKWRALLAGAIAGPSMLLTGNTQHTSLAIYILMRAAVLASRCGIKSKRFGHICKPLTWAHGDIFLMCLSSSQILSAYILKQDSLHPSYKSFLNKHGGKAQVILQGVRDLACGNSVANLDAIQNHYKSNGVDIKLDPQMKVPCSIVHENQGCGAHFISFLIQAYKRALPVYLPVYLVPALIVHRQGLLKRPNTILAKGLLGTARSSLFLSVYCSSAWLWTCILFRLFRRCNIPMVVLGTFPTGLALAIEKKSRRIEISLYCLARALESFVTCMVDVGYLPRSKNLKRADVVIFSIATAIIMHCYAIERDVFRSKYLNVLDWVFGVPLPPYETTPRKNRRSDSS; from the exons ATGCCGCCGTCCGGCAATGGAGCTGACGCCGCTGCCGGTGGCCGCTGCACGTGCTCTTCCATCAAAGATGAAAACCAAAATCAAAGCTGCCAGCATTGCCGGCGATCGACTCTGCCTTCCTCTTCGTCATCTTGCTCGTTGCTTAGCCTTGAATCCTATCCGGTTCAGGACTACGATAAACTTTGGAGAATCTATAGTGCCTCTATTAAAGGCTTTACCATTGGCGCTGGCCTCAAAGGTGGCCTCGCTATCTTCGCTGTTCTCTCTCGGCTACGACGTAGAAAATCGTTGTCCTCTGCGAA GAAAGCGCAAATGGTGTCGAGCAGTGACGATATAATTTTGGCACTAAAGGAGACTTTAAGATATGGTCTATTCCTTGGCACTTTCGCTGGTACTTTTGTATCTGTTGATGAAATTGTATCTGCTTGGGGCGGTCATCGAAG GACAGCTAAGTGGAGAGCATTGCTAGCTGGTGCAATCGCGGGGCCATCAATGCTTCTTACTGGGAACACACAGCATACAAGCTTGGCAATTTACATTCTTATGCGTGCAGCTGTGTTGGCATCGCGTTGTGGAATAAAAAGTAAGCGGTTTGGGCACATATGCAAGCCTTTGACTTGGGCTCATGGAGACATTTTCCTCATGTGTCTATCCTCTTCACAGATCCT GTCCGCTTATATATTGAAGCAAGATAGTCTGCATCCATCTTACAAATCCTTTCTCAACAAACATGGTGGGAAAGCTCAGGTTATCTTGCAGGGTGTGCGAGACCTGGCATGTGGGAACTCTGTAGCCAATTTGGATGCGATACAGAATCATTACAAGTCCAATGGTGTTGACATTAAGCTGGATCCACAAATGAAAGTACCCTGCTCG ATAGTACATGAGAATCAAGGATGTGGTGCacattttatttcttttctaaTTCAAGCTTACAAGAGGGCTTTGCCAGTTTACCTTCCAGTTTATTTAGTTCCTGCACTCATTGTACATCGTCAAGGGCTCTTGAAAAG ACCTAACACAATTTTGGCAAAGGGTCTTCTTGGTACAGCAAGGTCTAGTCTATTTCTCTCCGTGTATTGTTCATCTGCCTG GTTATGGACGTGCATCCTCTTCAGGCTGTTCAGGAGATGTAACATCCCCATGGTGGTACTGGGGACG TTCCCTACTGGTCTGGCCCTGGCAATTGAAAAGAAGAGCAGAAGGATAGAGATTTCGCTCTACTGCCTTGCTCGGGCACTTGAGAGTTTCGTCACGTGCATGGTCGATGTTGGGTATTTGCCTCGGTCTAAAAATTTAAAGAGAGCCGATGTGGTGATTTTTAGCATTGCAACTGCAATTATCATGCATTGTTATGCTATAGAGAGGGATGTCTTCCGATCCAAGTACTTGAATGTTCTTGATTGGGTGTTTGGTGTGCCTCTTCCCCCCTATGAAACCACTCCTCGCAAGAACAGGAGAAGCGATTCCAGCTAG